Proteins encoded by one window of bacterium:
- a CDS encoding HD domain-containing protein, which produces MPVEQVKRVLGDKTDEKLLTLFFVLYKTSRIIDSGNAVFKNQSETFFNYLTHLVNEYGNITLKAFGGHYFVNERMVKFDEHGASGAAQVVAEWKTLGIGGITFEASATLADIRQFITFIAAIKPNSSNIEELAARLKTQGHAGVHLLSLKREGDQPHRHVTEEEKKTIRLSARNAFFQAMTTVQELVVNVSQDREINMAKTRRVVQALIDHVSRDESSLLELASIRDYDDYTYAHSTNVCVYSLTLGARLGLDRSRLSQLGFTALFHDIGKVKLPKDLIRKPDAYDENDWIQMQRHPQLGAKTILARLKLDEHTARAARGAFEHHINSDFTGYPTLHHKKRTPDLFSRIISIVDTFDALSSGRVYLKKSIAPDEVIKKMRSQMAIKFDPFLLKIFTNVVGIYPSGSLVLLSTNEIALVLTNNEQNLARPYIKIVGNRAGLLDNPIWIDLALPENEDRKVMRMIDPSRYGLDVKNFILQD; this is translated from the coding sequence ATGCCCGTTGAACAGGTCAAACGAGTACTCGGGGACAAAACCGACGAAAAACTGCTGACGCTCTTTTTCGTCCTTTATAAGACCTCCCGGATCATTGATTCCGGTAACGCTGTCTTTAAGAACCAGAGCGAGACATTCTTTAACTATCTGACTCACCTGGTCAATGAATATGGCAATATCACGCTCAAAGCGTTTGGCGGACACTACTTCGTCAACGAGCGGATGGTGAAATTTGATGAGCACGGCGCTTCCGGCGCCGCGCAGGTGGTTGCCGAATGGAAAACCCTCGGCATCGGCGGCATTACGTTCGAGGCCTCAGCCACCCTGGCCGACATCCGTCAATTCATCACGTTTATCGCGGCGATCAAACCGAATTCGTCTAATATCGAAGAACTGGCTGCCCGTCTGAAAACGCAGGGGCATGCCGGCGTCCATCTTCTTTCTCTGAAGCGTGAGGGAGACCAACCCCATCGCCATGTCACGGAAGAAGAGAAAAAGACCATCCGCCTTTCGGCGCGTAACGCCTTCTTCCAGGCGATGACCACTGTGCAGGAACTGGTGGTTAATGTCTCGCAGGATCGCGAGATCAACATGGCCAAGACCCGTCGCGTGGTTCAGGCGCTCATCGACCATGTCTCTCGCGATGAGTCATCCCTGCTGGAACTCGCCTCCATCCGTGATTACGATGATTACACTTACGCTCACTCCACTAACGTCTGCGTCTACTCCCTGACGCTTGGCGCCAGGCTGGGACTCGATCGCTCCCGTCTTTCGCAACTCGGCTTTACCGCGCTTTTCCATGATATCGGGAAAGTGAAACTCCCCAAGGATCTGATCCGCAAGCCGGATGCATACGATGAAAACGACTGGATCCAGATGCAGCGCCACCCGCAACTCGGCGCGAAAACCATTCTGGCTCGACTTAAACTGGACGAACATACCGCCCGTGCGGCCCGTGGTGCGTTTGAACACCACATCAACAGCGACTTTACCGGCTATCCGACTCTTCACCATAAAAAGCGGACCCCGGACCTCTTCTCGCGCATCATCTCGATCGTCGATACCTTCGATGCTCTCAGTTCCGGACGTGTCTACTTGAAAAAATCGATCGCGCCCGATGAGGTTATCAAAAAGATGCGCTCGCAGATGGCGATCAAATTTGATCCCTTCCTGCTGAAGATCTTTACCAATGTCGTGGGAATCTATCCGTCCGGGTCGCTGGTTCTGCTATCGACCAATGAAATCGCATTAGTGCTGACCAACAACGAGCAGAATCTCGCTCGGCCTTATATCAAAATCGTCGGTAACCGTGCCGGACTGCTCGATAATCCGATCTGGATCGACCTTGCCCTGCCGGAAAACGAAGATCGCAAGGTGATGCGGATGATCGATCCGTCACGTTACGGGCTCGACGTCAAGAATTTCATTCTGCAGGATTAG
- a CDS encoding HEAT repeat domain-containing protein, producing the protein MTAQTPKNDRLSDARLILKDMLKVIKVVAMYPEGNPLPQSLRRSFAEKLVHIAEQHNDLKFLIQADKIVLDKETVFTDSSREESLAGLFFENGVTSLTFGHPLDLLEVYKLLDVIKVYQNKSALNAELVSLLWEANFGSIKFTSVEDIALADYDGDFRVQEILASGDDSPREDRQSAYDEIFREESTDPGNDSGGYVVELPDDVTDEELRELKKLARESNAQGGDQPGGVVPDGRTLVNRLRAARKKNAAFFLVDPAAESDQPSTGNDRIDSSILRVAEAADAMGFGDLMNRQMAAPDTALILNDEFKLTEEEELDIRSLMAKDAQFDMFESTTELLAEMLLQETELSAFFETVGICEKLTFDLVSAGRLMEAGHILANLRRLEEELSDGKPLWSERLRDSRIAAGSANRMKQLGDALNQYPQISNYDIRSYLEVFGWEALASITDLLGDLQHRAHREFLCDFLSNRGKDNLAIIAKGVHDKRWFVVRNSVGILARINDDKAIGYLAPALKHEDKRVRLEVLNAIKERTDARTLDILRKVLLDKESDIRRTALQALLHNRGKGSFDAVSAMISDATFQTIDHDEQIEALRAYAVLGGERAVSFLRKLATRLNLLSDAMITLHRAAAFKALAHSPSQAAETVLIKLKSHWIPDVRRQARDAVNLRRELMLRSNAHATADQNHHSPEATHAR; encoded by the coding sequence ATGACTGCGCAGACACCTAAAAACGATCGGCTCTCCGATGCCCGCCTTATCCTCAAGGATATGCTCAAGGTCATCAAGGTTGTGGCTATGTACCCGGAAGGGAACCCGCTGCCGCAGTCACTCCGTCGCTCCTTTGCCGAAAAGCTGGTTCATATCGCCGAACAACATAACGATCTGAAGTTTCTCATTCAGGCCGACAAAATCGTGCTGGATAAAGAAACGGTTTTCACGGATTCTTCCCGCGAAGAAAGCCTCGCCGGTCTTTTCTTTGAGAATGGCGTCACCAGCCTCACGTTCGGCCACCCACTCGATCTGCTCGAGGTCTACAAACTCCTTGATGTCATAAAGGTCTATCAGAACAAAAGCGCCCTGAATGCTGAGCTCGTTTCTCTCCTCTGGGAAGCCAATTTTGGAAGTATCAAGTTCACTTCCGTTGAAGATATCGCGTTGGCCGACTACGATGGAGACTTCCGGGTTCAAGAGATCCTTGCCTCGGGAGATGACTCACCGAGAGAAGATCGACAGTCCGCCTATGACGAGATCTTCAGAGAAGAATCCACCGATCCGGGAAATGATTCCGGCGGCTATGTGGTCGAACTTCCCGACGATGTCACTGATGAAGAACTCCGCGAGCTGAAAAAGCTCGCCAGAGAGTCCAATGCGCAGGGCGGAGACCAACCCGGTGGCGTTGTCCCCGATGGTCGCACGCTCGTCAATCGTCTACGGGCCGCGCGTAAGAAAAATGCCGCATTTTTCCTGGTCGATCCGGCCGCTGAATCTGACCAACCGTCGACGGGCAATGACCGTATCGACAGCTCAATCCTCCGCGTGGCCGAAGCCGCCGATGCCATGGGGTTTGGCGATTTAATGAATCGCCAGATGGCCGCGCCCGACACCGCGCTGATCCTCAATGATGAATTCAAACTGACCGAAGAAGAAGAACTCGATATTCGTTCGCTTATGGCCAAAGACGCGCAGTTTGATATGTTCGAATCGACGACCGAACTGCTGGCCGAAATGCTCCTCCAGGAGACCGAACTGAGCGCTTTCTTCGAGACGGTTGGTATCTGCGAAAAGCTGACTTTTGATCTCGTCTCTGCCGGACGCTTGATGGAAGCCGGTCACATTCTGGCCAACCTCCGACGTCTGGAAGAAGAACTCTCCGATGGCAAACCGCTCTGGTCAGAACGACTGCGAGACAGTCGTATCGCCGCTGGCAGCGCCAACCGCATGAAACAACTCGGTGACGCGCTCAACCAGTATCCCCAGATTTCGAATTACGATATTCGGAGCTATCTGGAGGTTTTCGGCTGGGAAGCCCTCGCATCCATCACCGACCTGCTCGGCGATCTCCAGCATCGCGCGCATCGCGAATTCCTCTGCGACTTTTTGTCCAATCGCGGCAAAGACAATCTTGCCATTATCGCCAAAGGCGTGCATGACAAACGGTGGTTCGTCGTACGTAATTCGGTGGGCATTCTGGCCCGCATCAACGATGACAAGGCGATCGGCTACCTTGCGCCGGCCCTGAAACATGAAGATAAACGGGTCCGCCTCGAAGTGCTCAACGCCATCAAGGAACGGACCGATGCCCGCACCCTTGACATTCTCCGCAAGGTGCTCCTCGACAAGGAAAGTGACATCCGCCGCACTGCTCTCCAAGCGCTGTTGCATAACCGTGGAAAGGGGAGCTTTGATGCCGTTTCTGCCATGATCTCCGACGCGACCTTCCAGACTATCGACCACGATGAACAGATCGAGGCGCTCCGCGCATATGCTGTTCTTGGGGGAGAACGTGCCGTCTCTTTCCTGCGTAAGCTGGCGACCCGGCTGAATCTGCTGAGTGACGCCATGATCACGTTGCATCGCGCCGCGGCATTCAAGGCGCTGGCCCATTCCCCCAGTCAGGCCGCCGAGACTGTCCTGATCAAATTGAAATCTCACTGGATTCCGGATGTTCGCCGTCAGGCCCGCGATGCCGTCAATCTGCGACGTGAGCTGATGCTTCGTTCCAACGCGCATGCTACTGCTGACCAGAATCACCATTCCCCGGAGGCTACCCATGCCCGTTGA
- a CDS encoding tetratricopeptide repeat protein, whose amino-acid sequence METSGLSASELLELADTAFQKREIDSALATYTKAGETARAEFNRPVEVEALCQVARCYLTLGSRTDGEMILTEAAAKASENDPLGWSRYLGVRGRFEWKGKDLDAARKTFEDYYTFCALHDLRARAIDAVNMSGIVAASPQEAIDWTKRGIEMAESYEAEHWLGPLWNNLGGTYYDLKRFDDALDCYLKAREYHWRHSTETAKLFADYHVGMTYRLTGQNETAKSWLRPVLAWAERLGNHSAIAQVLDDLGEIAKDEGNLTEALALLKRAKDHFRLDGYPEHSPDIWENVSIRVAQLEAKIR is encoded by the coding sequence ATGGAAACGTCCGGCCTGTCCGCCTCCGAACTGCTCGAATTGGCTGACACTGCATTTCAGAAACGGGAAATAGATTCCGCCTTGGCGACCTATACCAAGGCTGGAGAAACGGCTCGAGCTGAGTTCAATCGGCCGGTGGAAGTTGAGGCGCTTTGCCAGGTGGCGCGATGCTACCTGACACTAGGGAGTCGAACGGATGGAGAGATGATCCTGACCGAGGCAGCAGCGAAAGCATCGGAGAACGACCCGCTTGGATGGTCCCGCTATCTTGGAGTCCGCGGGCGGTTCGAGTGGAAAGGGAAAGATCTCGACGCGGCGCGAAAAACGTTTGAAGACTACTATACCTTCTGCGCCCTGCATGACCTTCGGGCACGGGCGATCGACGCGGTCAATATGAGCGGGATTGTGGCAGCCTCGCCACAGGAAGCGATCGACTGGACCAAACGCGGGATCGAGATGGCGGAATCGTACGAAGCTGAGCATTGGCTCGGGCCACTCTGGAATAATCTTGGCGGGACATATTATGATCTCAAACGGTTCGACGATGCGCTTGACTGCTATCTCAAAGCGCGTGAATATCACTGGCGGCATTCGACGGAGACGGCCAAGCTGTTCGCGGATTATCATGTCGGGATGACCTATCGATTGACGGGACAGAATGAAACGGCAAAAAGCTGGCTTCGGCCGGTGTTAGCGTGGGCAGAGCGACTGGGGAATCATAGTGCGATCGCACAGGTACTGGATGATCTGGGTGAGATCGCGAAAGATGAGGGGAATTTAACCGAAGCCCTTGCGCTATTGAAGCGAGCGAAAGATCATTTCCGCCTGGATGGCTACCCTGAGCATTCACCGGATATCTGGGAGAATGTCTCAATACGCGTCGCACAGCTCGAAGCCAAGATACGCTAG
- a CDS encoding toxin-antitoxin system YwqK family antitoxin, with product MKLLKTTFLLLTLCAFGATLTSAQTPTDSSLLKQGMQAREEIFPNGKLKAKWTERTNADGTATKHGVFENFYDNGQMKSRVEYVEGKENGMMTTWQNDGKLISTLSYKDGQLHGICTYFNTDGVKMSSGSYQNGKENGVFTLFYPSGKVQAKTTWKDGKQDGAYEVWWENGKRAKLGQSKDGMVEGHWKVWDSTGMLMLEEDYKENVLVKSVKYDSTGAVIDTTKK from the coding sequence ATGAAACTGCTGAAAACAACCTTCCTGCTTCTGACTTTATGTGCGTTTGGTGCGACATTGACCAGCGCCCAGACTCCGACTGACTCTTCTCTGCTCAAGCAGGGGATGCAGGCGCGTGAAGAAATTTTCCCCAATGGCAAATTGAAAGCGAAGTGGACCGAACGGACCAATGCGGATGGGACAGCCACCAAGCATGGCGTGTTCGAGAATTTCTACGACAATGGCCAGATGAAATCCCGCGTCGAGTATGTCGAGGGGAAAGAGAACGGCATGATGACCACCTGGCAGAATGACGGCAAGTTGATCTCGACGCTCTCCTACAAAGATGGGCAATTGCATGGCATCTGCACCTATTTTAATACGGATGGGGTCAAGATGTCATCGGGGAGTTACCAGAACGGCAAAGAGAACGGCGTCTTCACGCTGTTTTATCCATCGGGGAAAGTACAGGCGAAAACGACCTGGAAAGATGGGAAGCAGGATGGGGCATACGAAGTCTGGTGGGAGAATGGGAAGCGGGCGAAACTGGGACAGTCCAAAGATGGCATGGTTGAGGGGCATTGGAAAGTCTGGGACTCGACCGGAATGTTGATGCTTGAGGAAGACTACAAAGAGAACGTGCTGGTGAAATCGGTGAAGTACGACAGCACGGGTGCGGTGATCGACACGACGAAAAAGTAA
- a CDS encoding nucleotide sugar dehydrogenase, producing MSAADQLIAKIRSREAIPGIVGLGYVGLPLAMVLSDNGFRVLGLDISKEKVKLLNAGKSDIDDIPDSVVKQAVAAKRFSATTDPSKLAKVDTISICVPTPLSKTKDPDVSYILDAVNAAKPFIKKGTLVVLESTTYPGTTEELILPILEAGGLKVGKDFFLAFSPERVDPGNPIYTTKNTPRVVGGVTPDCTAVAKVFYEQTIANVYAVSSTKAAEMVKLLENTFRSVNIGLVNEVALMCDRLGLNVWEIINAAASKPFGFMPFYPGPGLGGHCIPIDPHYLSWKLKSLNYYARFIELAGDVNSHMPEYVVERTIRLLNERSGLALSKTNIVVLGVAYKRDIKDVRESPALDVIKLLQNRGAKVHYNDPFVPNFYLEHGEKGEKSRGLMKSVNLSAELLKNADLVIIVTDHTGYDYQWIVNNSKLVFDTRNAAKKVTKNRSKIVVL from the coding sequence ATATCCGCCGCCGATCAGTTGATTGCCAAGATCCGTAGCCGCGAAGCGATCCCCGGGATCGTCGGACTCGGCTATGTCGGCCTTCCACTCGCCATGGTCCTTTCCGATAACGGCTTCAGAGTCCTCGGACTCGACATTTCCAAAGAGAAAGTCAAACTGCTCAACGCCGGTAAATCAGATATCGATGATATCCCTGATTCCGTCGTCAAGCAGGCTGTCGCCGCGAAACGATTCAGTGCGACCACTGATCCGAGCAAGTTGGCGAAGGTGGATACGATCTCCATCTGTGTGCCGACACCGCTCTCCAAAACCAAGGATCCGGATGTCAGCTACATTCTTGATGCCGTCAATGCGGCCAAGCCGTTCATCAAGAAAGGGACACTGGTCGTTCTCGAATCGACCACCTATCCCGGTACGACCGAAGAGCTGATCCTTCCGATCCTCGAAGCCGGCGGCCTCAAAGTCGGTAAAGATTTCTTCCTGGCGTTTTCGCCGGAACGTGTTGATCCGGGCAACCCGATCTATACAACCAAAAACACTCCGCGCGTAGTTGGCGGTGTCACGCCGGATTGTACCGCCGTGGCGAAAGTCTTCTATGAGCAGACGATCGCGAATGTCTATGCGGTTTCATCGACCAAAGCTGCCGAAATGGTCAAGCTTCTGGAGAATACCTTCCGATCCGTCAATATCGGTCTGGTCAACGAAGTTGCGTTGATGTGCGATCGCCTCGGCCTGAACGTCTGGGAGATCATCAACGCGGCAGCGTCCAAGCCGTTCGGTTTTATGCCGTTCTACCCGGGTCCGGGACTCGGCGGCCATTGTATCCCGATCGACCCGCACTACCTTTCCTGGAAATTGAAATCGCTCAACTACTACGCTCGATTTATCGAGCTGGCCGGCGATGTCAACAGCCATATGCCGGAATATGTCGTCGAGCGGACGATCCGTCTGCTCAACGAGCGCTCCGGCCTTGCTCTCAGCAAAACGAACATTGTCGTCCTCGGTGTTGCTTACAAGCGGGATATCAAAGATGTTCGCGAATCACCGGCGCTCGATGTCATCAAGCTACTTCAGAACCGTGGAGCCAAAGTCCATTACAACGACCCGTTTGTCCCGAACTTCTACCTGGAGCATGGGGAAAAAGGGGAAAAGAGTCGTGGGCTGATGAAGTCGGTCAATCTCTCCGCCGAGCTCCTCAAAAATGCGGACCTGGTGATCATTGTCACCGACCATACCGGTTACGACTATCAGTGGATCGTGAACAATTCCAAGCTGGTGTTCGATACGCGTAACGCCGCGAAAAAGGTTACGAAGAACCGCAGCAAGATCGTTGTTCTGTAA
- a CDS encoding DinB family protein → MYHSLAEFFGEYEQERGETQKIMNALTDASLAQAVAHDHRTLGRMAWHLVTTYPEMTAYSGIIIKSAVKESPVPATAAQIAHAYQTATQEMIDFIKGNWNDDELKVEKDFYGEKWSIGLMLKILIKHEIHHRGQMTVLMRQAGLKVPGVYGPAKEDWVNYGQNPPEV, encoded by the coding sequence ATGTACCATTCATTGGCGGAATTTTTCGGGGAGTATGAACAGGAGCGCGGTGAAACACAGAAGATCATGAATGCGCTGACGGATGCATCGCTCGCGCAGGCGGTCGCGCATGACCATCGGACACTGGGACGCATGGCCTGGCATCTGGTGACCACCTATCCGGAGATGACCGCATACAGCGGTATTATCATCAAGTCGGCCGTCAAAGAGAGCCCGGTGCCGGCCACCGCGGCGCAGATCGCCCATGCGTATCAGACCGCAACACAGGAGATGATCGATTTCATCAAGGGGAACTGGAATGATGACGAGCTGAAGGTCGAGAAAGATTTCTACGGCGAAAAGTGGTCGATCGGTCTGATGCTTAAGATATTGATCAAACATGAGATACATCACCGCGGCCAGATGACGGTGCTGATGCGTCAGGCGGGGCTGAAAGTCCCCGGCGTATATGGACCGGCCAAAGAGGATTGGGTCAATTACGGGCAGAATCCGCCGGAGGTTTAG
- a CDS encoding aldo/keto reductase family protein — protein MNYRRVGGTGLKVSSISLGAWLTYGGTVEDRTSTQIIQRAIELGINFIDISDIYRKGEAEKVVGKAIKEFTRTDLVISSKLFWPMSDNVNDRGLSRKHIMESIEKSLKRIGTDYLDIYFCHRFDPETPVEETARAMDDLIRQGKVHYWGHSVWEAEQIQQAVDVAERYFTYRPSVEQPRYNMIDRHIEKDILPTCAKNGIGLVVWSPLAQGLLTGKYNGGVPEGSRGATSQWLERDMNETNIAKVRKLTGIAEKLGITVGQLALAWILRLPEITSAITGATTLAQLEENVKASEIALSPETLTEIERILDGK, from the coding sequence GTGAATTATCGGCGTGTAGGTGGTACCGGTCTCAAAGTTTCCAGTATATCGCTCGGCGCATGGTTGACTTATGGCGGGACGGTAGAAGACAGGACCTCCACCCAGATCATCCAGCGCGCGATCGAACTGGGGATCAATTTCATCGATATCTCAGATATCTACCGCAAAGGGGAAGCCGAGAAGGTCGTCGGGAAAGCGATCAAAGAGTTCACGCGAACCGACCTGGTGATATCAAGCAAGCTATTTTGGCCGATGTCGGACAATGTGAATGACCGCGGGCTCTCCCGCAAACATATCATGGAATCGATTGAAAAGTCACTCAAGCGGATCGGGACCGACTATCTGGATATCTATTTCTGCCACCGGTTTGATCCGGAGACGCCGGTCGAAGAGACGGCACGAGCGATGGATGACCTGATCCGTCAGGGGAAGGTACATTACTGGGGGCATTCCGTCTGGGAGGCGGAGCAGATCCAGCAGGCGGTGGATGTTGCCGAGCGTTATTTCACATATCGCCCCTCGGTTGAGCAGCCGCGCTACAATATGATTGACCGTCACATTGAGAAGGATATACTCCCGACATGCGCCAAAAACGGCATCGGGCTGGTCGTCTGGTCGCCGCTGGCGCAGGGGTTGTTGACCGGCAAGTATAATGGCGGGGTTCCGGAGGGGAGCCGTGGGGCGACCAGTCAATGGCTCGAACGGGATATGAACGAAACCAATATTGCCAAAGTCCGTAAACTAACCGGCATCGCGGAGAAGTTGGGAATCACGGTCGGGCAGTTGGCGCTGGCCTGGATACTACGGCTTCCGGAGATAACCTCCGCGATCACCGGCGCAACAACGCTCGCGCAGTTGGAAGAGAACGTGAAAGCGTCGGAAATTGCCTTGTCACCAGAGACACTCACAGAGATCGAGCGGATCCTAGACGGGAAATAG
- a CDS encoding DMT family transporter: MKTSDIVSLVILAAIWGGSFIFMRVISPVFGPIITAMLRVLIAGVALAIYFRIIRFDMEFFKYWKQYLLIGGVNSAIPFFMYAFAALHIPASYSAILNSSAPLWSAILSVFWLGERLTWLRTLGLLVGAGGVFLVVNIPPAEVDSWFLMSVLACLVATLCYGFSAVYIKKFGKSLKPRAIAGASQLMAAFVLIPAIPAFPMRGEVTPFIALNMLALAIICSAVAYLLYFRLIADIGPTKALTVTFLMPLFGILWGVLFLHEQLTLGMVGGMALILLGTGLVLNIIKLPKPSTNTTMV; encoded by the coding sequence ATGAAGACTTCCGATATCGTCAGCCTGGTCATTCTCGCCGCCATTTGGGGTGGGTCGTTTATCTTCATGCGGGTGATTTCCCCGGTCTTTGGGCCGATCATCACTGCCATGCTCCGGGTATTGATCGCCGGAGTGGCTTTGGCCATCTACTTCCGCATCATTCGTTTTGACATGGAGTTCTTCAAGTACTGGAAACAGTACCTGCTGATCGGCGGGGTGAACTCGGCGATCCCATTTTTCATGTACGCGTTTGCCGCACTCCATATCCCGGCCTCGTATTCAGCGATTCTCAATTCAAGCGCCCCGCTCTGGAGCGCGATCCTGTCGGTCTTCTGGCTGGGGGAGAGGTTGACCTGGCTGCGGACACTCGGTCTGCTGGTCGGGGCAGGTGGCGTCTTTCTGGTGGTGAATATTCCACCGGCTGAGGTTGACTCATGGTTCCTCATGTCGGTCCTCGCCTGTCTGGTGGCGACGCTCTGCTATGGCTTTTCCGCGGTTTATATCAAGAAATTTGGCAAGTCACTCAAGCCGCGCGCGATTGCCGGGGCGAGTCAGTTGATGGCCGCATTTGTCTTGATCCCTGCCATTCCCGCATTCCCGATGCGAGGCGAAGTAACGCCGTTTATCGCCCTCAATATGCTGGCGCTCGCGATAATCTGTAGCGCAGTCGCCTACCTGCTCTATTTCCGGTTGATAGCCGATATCGGCCCAACCAAGGCGCTGACTGTTACTTTCCTGATGCCGCTGTTTGGGATATTGTGGGGGGTGCTGTTTTTGCACGAGCAGTTGACGCTCGGGATGGTCGGCGGGATGGCGCTGATTCTATTGGGGACAGGACTGGTGCTGAATATCATCAAACTCCCCAAGCCCTCGACCAACACCACAATGGTCTGA
- a CDS encoding GDP-mannose 4,6-dehydratase gives MKQRTALITGIAGFAGSWLAEELLREGYRVFGTLAPGETTDNIKKIKTDLSLTRLDILKTPACRKLVVSVKPDYLFHLAAIASVGKSFELEQTTFRVNFDGTQNMLDAARQHTGLKKFLFVGSADAYGIFQPPNRTLTENQSFNPISPYGIAKAAAEYAARYYCRSHHLPVVVARAFNHSGPRQTANFVIPSFARQIAEIEARSQKPTLMVGDLSAKRDFSDVRDIVRGYRLLAEKGKPGEVYQLCSGKAVAINDILRILLSLSHADIEVRIDKSRLRKADIPILRGSHAKATRAVNFTSKIPLRKTLQDTLEYWREKIATKK, from the coding sequence ATGAAACAACGAACCGCTCTGATCACCGGTATCGCCGGATTCGCCGGCTCATGGCTCGCCGAGGAGCTGCTCCGCGAGGGGTACCGCGTTTTTGGTACGCTCGCCCCCGGTGAAACGACCGACAATATCAAGAAGATCAAAACCGATCTCTCTCTCACCCGCCTTGATATTCTCAAGACTCCCGCCTGCCGCAAGTTGGTCGTCTCCGTCAAGCCGGACTACCTGTTTCATTTGGCCGCGATTGCATCAGTAGGCAAATCGTTCGAACTAGAACAGACCACCTTTCGGGTGAATTTTGATGGTACCCAGAACATGCTGGATGCCGCGCGACAGCATACAGGACTTAAAAAGTTCCTATTCGTCGGATCGGCCGATGCATATGGTATTTTCCAGCCCCCCAACCGAACACTTACCGAAAACCAGAGCTTTAACCCGATATCTCCGTATGGGATAGCCAAGGCCGCCGCCGAGTACGCCGCACGCTATTACTGCCGATCCCATCACCTGCCGGTCGTGGTCGCCAGGGCCTTTAATCATTCTGGCCCGCGACAGACCGCAAACTTCGTCATTCCGTCGTTCGCCCGACAGATCGCTGAAATCGAAGCCAGGAGCCAGAAACCAACTCTGATGGTGGGTGACCTCTCGGCTAAACGAGATTTCTCCGATGTCCGCGACATTGTTCGCGGCTATCGCTTGCTGGCTGAGAAGGGGAAACCGGGGGAAGTTTATCAGCTTTGCTCCGGTAAAGCGGTCGCAATAAACGACATCCTGAGGATATTGCTATCCCTCAGTCACGCCGATATAGAGGTCAGGATAGATAAAAGTCGGCTCAGGAAAGCCGATATACCGATACTGCGGGGAAGCCATGCAAAAGCCACTCGCGCAGTGAACTTTACCAGCAAAATACCGTTACGAAAGACTCTGCAGGATACGCTTGAGTATTGGCGTGAGAAGATCGCAACGAAGAAATAG
- the gmd gene encoding GDP-mannose 4,6-dehydratase has protein sequence MRAFITGITGQDGSYLAELLLEQGYEVIGMVRRSSTESFDRINHIKDKIELVQADLLDQLSIVNVIEHHRPNEVYNLGAQSFVPTSWVQPVLTGEFDALGVTKMLEAIRLVDKKIKFYQASSSEMFGKVHEVPQKETTPFYPRSPYGVAKVYGHFITVNYRESYGIHASSGILFNHESPRRGLEFVTRKITDGAVRIKLGLADKLALGNLDAKRDWGFAGDYVRAMWLMLQQPNPSDFVIATGQTHSVEDFVKLAFGHLDLDYKKHVVTDQRFVRPAEVDLLLGDPSHAKKTLGWEPKVSFEQLVKMMVDADMERLSGSPRA, from the coding sequence ATGCGCGCATTCATTACCGGGATTACCGGACAGGACGGCTCCTACCTCGCTGAACTTCTCCTTGAACAAGGATACGAAGTCATCGGTATGGTCCGTCGGTCCTCCACTGAATCATTCGACCGGATAAACCATATCAAAGATAAGATCGAACTGGTCCAGGCAGATCTGCTCGACCAGCTCTCAATCGTCAATGTGATCGAGCACCATCGCCCCAACGAGGTCTACAACCTCGGCGCACAATCCTTTGTGCCGACCTCCTGGGTGCAACCGGTTTTGACCGGCGAGTTTGATGCGCTTGGCGTCACCAAGATGCTCGAAGCGATCCGACTGGTTGACAAAAAGATCAAATTCTACCAGGCGTCATCATCGGAGATGTTCGGCAAGGTCCATGAAGTCCCGCAAAAAGAAACAACGCCGTTTTATCCGCGCTCACCGTACGGCGTGGCCAAAGTGTATGGTCACTTCATCACCGTGAACTATCGCGAGAGCTACGGCATCCATGCCAGCTCCGGGATTCTGTTCAATCATGAATCGCCGCGCCGCGGGCTGGAATTTGTCACCCGGAAGATCACCGATGGCGCAGTACGGATCAAACTTGGTCTGGCCGACAAATTGGCGCTGGGGAATCTCGACGCCAAACGTGACTGGGGATTTGCCGGTGATTATGTCCGCGCAATGTGGCTGATGCTACAACAACCAAACCCTTCTGATTTTGTCATCGCCACCGGCCAGACACATTCGGTCGAAGATTTCGTCAAGCTTGCGTTCGGCCATCTGGATCTCGATTACAAAAAGCATGTTGTCACCGACCAGCGCTTCGTCCGACCCGCCGAGGTCGACCTGCTCTTGGGTGACCCTTCACATGCGAAGAAGACCCTTGGCTGGGAACCGAAAGTCAGTTTCGAACAACTGGTCAAGATGATGGTTGATGCTGACATGGAGCGTCTGTCGGGCTCGCCCCGCGCATGA